The following proteins are encoded in a genomic region of Streptomyces collinus Tu 365:
- a CDS encoding phosphatidylserine decarboxylase: MPHSQTSAHRDSLVGARLARGASPWLLPTVATAALSLARARRSGAAKAVAVPATALAAGMLWFFRDPEREIAPGRVISPADGVVQSIMPWKDGRTRVAIFMSPLNVHVNRAPLAGTVTSVEHVPGGFVPAFNKESENNERVIWHFDTELGDIEMIQIAGAVARRIVPYLPEGTKVEQGDRIGLIRFGSRVDLYLPEGVEVAVEVGQKTVAGVTRIDRD, encoded by the coding sequence ATGCCCCACAGCCAAACCTCTGCACACCGCGACAGCCTGGTAGGCGCACGCCTCGCGCGCGGAGCATCGCCGTGGCTCCTGCCGACCGTCGCCACCGCAGCCCTCAGCCTGGCCCGCGCCCGCCGCTCGGGTGCCGCCAAGGCCGTCGCCGTGCCCGCCACCGCGCTCGCGGCGGGCATGCTGTGGTTCTTCCGCGACCCCGAGCGCGAGATCGCCCCGGGCCGGGTCATCTCGCCCGCCGACGGTGTGGTGCAGAGCATCATGCCGTGGAAGGACGGCCGCACCCGCGTCGCGATCTTCATGAGCCCGCTCAACGTCCACGTCAACCGCGCCCCCCTCGCGGGCACGGTGACGTCGGTCGAGCACGTGCCCGGTGGCTTCGTCCCCGCTTTCAACAAGGAGAGCGAGAACAACGAGCGCGTAATCTGGCATTTCGACACCGAACTCGGCGACATCGAGATGATCCAGATCGCCGGCGCGGTGGCCCGCCGCATCGTGCCGTACCTCCCCGAGGGCACGAAGGTCGAGCAGGGCGACCGCATCGGTCTGATCCGCTTCGGCTCGCGTGTCGACCTCTACCTGCCCGAGGGTGTGGAGGTCGCGGTCGAGGTCGGACAGAAGACCGTGGCTGGGGTGACTCGCATTGACCGTGATTGA
- a CDS encoding acyl-CoA dehydrogenase family protein, whose protein sequence is MARLAQTAGLTDVQQEIVSTVRDFVDKEIIPVATGLEHRDEYPQEIVDGLKELGLFGLMIPEEYGGLGESLLTYALCVEEIARGWMSVSGIINTHFIVAYMLKQHGTQEQKDHFLPRMAAGDIRGAFSMSEPALGSDVSAITSKAVKDGDEYVLNGQKMWLTNGGTSSLVAVLVRSDEGHPEGTAPHKSMTTFLVEKEPGFGEVRPGLTIPGKIDKMGYKGVDTTELVMDGLRVPADRVLGGVTGRGFYQMMDGVEVGRVNVAARGCGVAQRAFELGVQYAQQRHTFGKPIAQHQAIQFKLAEMATKVEAAHAMMVNAARKKDSGERNDLEAGMAKYLASEYCKEVVEDAFRIHGGYGFSKEYEIERLYREAPMLLIGEGTAEIQKMIIGRRLLEEYRFQG, encoded by the coding sequence ATGGCCCGTCTCGCCCAGACCGCCGGTCTGACCGACGTACAGCAGGAGATCGTCTCCACGGTCCGCGACTTCGTGGACAAGGAGATCATCCCGGTCGCCACCGGTCTCGAGCACCGCGACGAGTACCCGCAGGAGATCGTCGACGGCCTGAAGGAACTCGGCCTCTTCGGGCTGATGATCCCCGAGGAGTACGGGGGCCTGGGCGAGTCGCTGCTCACCTACGCCCTGTGCGTGGAGGAGATCGCCCGCGGCTGGATGTCGGTGTCCGGCATCATCAACACGCACTTCATCGTGGCGTACATGCTCAAGCAGCACGGCACGCAGGAGCAGAAGGACCACTTCCTGCCGCGCATGGCGGCCGGCGACATCCGGGGCGCGTTCTCGATGTCGGAGCCGGCGCTGGGCTCGGACGTGTCGGCGATCACGTCGAAGGCGGTGAAGGACGGCGACGAGTACGTCCTGAACGGCCAGAAGATGTGGCTGACGAACGGCGGCACCTCGTCCCTGGTGGCCGTTCTGGTCCGGAGTGACGAAGGACACCCCGAGGGCACCGCGCCCCACAAGTCGATGACGACCTTCCTCGTCGAGAAGGAGCCCGGCTTCGGTGAGGTCCGCCCCGGCCTGACCATTCCGGGCAAGATCGACAAGATGGGGTACAAGGGGGTCGACACCACCGAGCTCGTCATGGACGGCCTGCGGGTTCCGGCCGATCGGGTGCTCGGCGGCGTCACCGGTCGAGGTTTTTACCAAATGATGGACGGAGTCGAGGTGGGCCGCGTGAACGTGGCGGCCCGTGGCTGCGGTGTCGCTCAGCGTGCCTTCGAGCTGGGTGTCCAGTACGCCCAGCAGAGGCACACTTTCGGCAAGCCGATCGCCCAGCACCAGGCCATCCAGTTCAAGCTGGCCGAAATGGCTACCAAGGTCGAGGCCGCGCATGCCATGATGGTCAACGCGGCACGCAAAAAGGATTCCGGCGAACGAAACGACCTCGAAGCGGGGATGGCGAAGTACCTCGCCTCCGAGTACTGCAAGGAGGTCGTGGAGGACGCCTTCCGGATCCACGGCGGCTACGGCTTCTCCAAGGAGTACGAGATCGAGCGCCTCTACCGCGAGGCCCCGATGCTGCTCATCGGTGAGGGCACCGCCGAGATCCAGAAAATGATCATTGGGCGCAGGCTGCTCGAAGAGTATCGGTTCCAGGGCTGA
- a CDS encoding MaoC family dehydratase, translating into MQFGRTYEEFEVGATYKHWPGKTVTEYDDHLFCLLTMNHHPLHMDTNYAEKTTDFGKNVVVGNYIYSLLLGMSVPDISGKAIANLEIESLKHVAPTFHGDTIYGQTTVLDKWPSKSKNDRGIVYVETKGYKQDGTLVCVFRRKVMVPTETYIKERGGEQPGRPELNAPSEKTEK; encoded by the coding sequence ATGCAGTTCGGACGCACCTACGAGGAGTTCGAGGTCGGTGCGACGTACAAGCACTGGCCGGGCAAGACGGTCACGGAGTACGACGACCACCTGTTCTGTCTCCTCACCATGAACCACCACCCGCTCCACATGGACACGAACTACGCCGAGAAGACGACGGACTTCGGCAAGAACGTCGTGGTGGGCAACTACATCTACTCGCTGCTGCTCGGGATGTCCGTGCCGGACATCTCGGGCAAGGCGATCGCCAACCTGGAGATCGAGTCACTCAAGCACGTGGCGCCGACCTTCCACGGCGACACGATCTACGGCCAGACCACCGTGCTCGACAAGTGGCCGTCGAAGTCGAAGAACGACCGCGGCATCGTCTACGTCGAGACCAAGGGCTACAAGCAGGACGGCACCCTGGTGTGCGTCTTCCGCCGCAAGGTCATGGTGCCCACCGAGACGTACATCAAGGAGCGCGGCGGCGAGCAGCCGGGCCGTCCCGAACTGAACGCCCCTTCGGAAAAGACGGAGAAGTAG
- a CDS encoding HpcH/HpaI aldolase/citrate lyase family protein — MTTVNRLRPRRSCLAVPGSNPRFLEKAQGLPADQVFLDLEDACAPLAKPEARHTIVKFLNEGDWTGKTRVVRVNDWTTEWTYRDVVTVVEGAGPNLDCIMLPKVQNAEQVVALDLLLTQIEKTMGFEVGKIGIEAQIENAQGLNNVNAIAQASPRVETIIFGPADFMASINMKSLVVGEQPPGYPADAYHYILMKILMAARANNLQAIDGPYLQIRNVDGYREVAGRAAALGFDGKWVLHPGQVEASNEIFSPSQADYDHAELILDAYDYYTSEAGGKKGSAMLGDEMIDEASRKMALVVSGKGRAAGMQRTSKFEIPEA, encoded by the coding sequence ATGACGACCGTCAACCGCCTTCGCCCGCGGCGCTCCTGCCTGGCCGTGCCGGGCTCGAACCCCCGCTTCCTGGAGAAGGCCCAGGGGCTCCCCGCCGACCAGGTCTTCCTCGACCTGGAGGACGCCTGCGCGCCGCTCGCCAAGCCCGAGGCGCGGCACACGATCGTCAAGTTCCTCAACGAGGGCGACTGGACCGGCAAGACGCGGGTCGTGCGCGTCAACGACTGGACCACCGAGTGGACGTACCGTGACGTCGTCACGGTCGTCGAGGGCGCCGGCCCGAACCTCGACTGCATCATGCTGCCGAAGGTCCAGAACGCCGAGCAGGTCGTCGCCCTCGACCTGCTGCTGACGCAGATCGAGAAGACCATGGGCTTCGAGGTCGGCAAGATCGGCATCGAGGCGCAGATCGAGAACGCGCAGGGCCTGAACAACGTCAACGCGATCGCGCAGGCGTCCCCGCGCGTCGAGACGATCATCTTCGGCCCGGCCGACTTCATGGCGTCCATCAACATGAAGTCGCTGGTCGTGGGCGAGCAGCCGCCCGGCTACCCGGCGGACGCCTACCACTACATCCTGATGAAGATCCTGATGGCCGCCCGCGCCAACAACCTCCAGGCGATCGACGGTCCCTACCTGCAGATCCGCAACGTCGACGGCTACCGCGAGGTGGCCGGCCGCGCCGCCGCGCTGGGCTTCGACGGCAAGTGGGTGCTGCACCCGGGCCAGGTCGAGGCGTCCAACGAGATCTTCTCGCCGTCGCAGGCGGACTACGACCACGCCGAGCTGATCCTGGACGCGTACGACTACTACACGTCCGAGGCGGGCGGCAAGAAGGGCTCGGCGATGCTCGGCGACGAGATGATCGACGAGGCCAGCCGCAAGATGGCCCTGGTCGTCTCCGGCAAGGGCCGGGCCGCCGGCATGCAGCGCACCAGCAAGTTCGAGATCCCGGAGGCCTGA
- a CDS encoding protein meaA translates to MTERQKDRPWLMRTYAGHSTAEASNELYRRNLAKGQTGLSVAFDLPTQTGYDPDHILARGEVGRVGVPVSHLGDMRRLFQDIPLEQMNTSMTINATAMWLLALYQVVAEEQGADITRLQGTTQNDIVKEYLSRGTHVFPPGPSLRLTTDMIAYTVSHMPKWNPINICSYHLQEAGATPVQEIAYAMSTAIAVLDAVRDGGQVPQERMGDVVARISFFVNAGVRFVEEMCKMRAFGRIWDQVTRERYGIQDPKQRRFRYGVQVNSLGLTEAQPENNVQRIVLEMLAVTLSKDARARAVQLPAWNEALGLPRPWDQQWSLRIQQVLAHESDLLEYEDIFAGSHVIEAKVDALVAESLAEIERIQEMGGAMAAVESGYLKAELVSSHAERRARIESGQEKIVGVNIFETTEPNPLTADLDTAIQTVDPAVEARVVEALAAWRDTRYQPPFNHPRPCKALERLKEAAKGTGNLMEATLECARAGVTTGEWAGALREVFGEYRAPTGVSSAPVAVTAEAGSALGEVRARVEATARELGVGRLRFLVGKPGLDGHSNGAEQIAVRARDAGFEVVYQGIRLTPEQIVDAAVDEDVHAVGLSILSGSHAQLVPDVVQRLRVAGATDIPVIAGGIIPNGDAEQLKAAGVAAVFTPKDFDITGIIGRIVDEIRKANKLDPLEVPA, encoded by the coding sequence ATGACAGAGCGTCAGAAGGACCGTCCGTGGCTCATGCGGACGTACGCCGGTCACTCGACGGCGGAGGCGTCCAACGAGCTGTACCGGCGCAACCTCGCCAAGGGCCAGACCGGTCTGTCGGTGGCGTTCGACCTGCCGACGCAGACCGGCTACGACCCCGACCACATCCTCGCCCGCGGCGAGGTCGGCCGGGTCGGCGTGCCCGTCTCGCACCTCGGTGACATGCGCCGGCTGTTCCAGGACATCCCCCTGGAGCAGATGAACACCTCGATGACGATCAACGCCACCGCCATGTGGCTGCTGGCGCTCTACCAGGTCGTCGCCGAGGAGCAGGGCGCTGACATCACCAGGCTCCAGGGCACGACCCAGAACGACATCGTCAAGGAGTACCTCTCCCGCGGGACGCACGTCTTCCCGCCGGGGCCGAGCCTCCGCCTGACGACGGACATGATCGCGTACACGGTCTCCCACATGCCCAAGTGGAACCCGATCAACATCTGCAGCTACCACCTGCAGGAGGCCGGGGCCACGCCGGTGCAGGAGATCGCGTACGCGATGTCCACCGCCATCGCCGTCCTGGACGCCGTCCGCGACGGCGGCCAGGTGCCGCAGGAGCGGATGGGCGACGTGGTCGCCCGCATCTCCTTCTTCGTCAACGCGGGCGTCCGCTTCGTCGAGGAGATGTGCAAGATGCGGGCGTTCGGCCGCATCTGGGACCAGGTCACCCGTGAGCGCTACGGCATCCAGGACCCCAAGCAGCGCCGCTTCCGCTACGGCGTCCAGGTCAACTCGCTCGGCCTGACCGAGGCGCAGCCGGAGAACAACGTCCAGCGGATCGTGCTGGAGATGCTGGCCGTCACCCTCTCCAAGGACGCCCGCGCGCGTGCCGTGCAGCTCCCGGCCTGGAACGAGGCGCTCGGCCTGCCCCGGCCCTGGGACCAGCAGTGGTCGCTGCGCATCCAGCAGGTCCTGGCGCACGAGAGCGACCTGCTGGAGTACGAGGACATCTTCGCCGGCTCGCACGTCATCGAGGCGAAGGTGGACGCCCTCGTCGCGGAGTCGCTCGCCGAGATCGAGCGGATCCAGGAGATGGGCGGCGCGATGGCCGCCGTGGAGTCCGGCTACCTCAAGGCGGAACTGGTCTCCTCGCACGCCGAGCGCCGGGCCCGGATCGAGTCCGGGCAGGAGAAGATCGTCGGCGTCAACATCTTCGAGACGACCGAGCCGAACCCGCTGACGGCCGACCTGGACACCGCGATCCAGACGGTCGACCCGGCGGTCGAGGCCCGCGTCGTCGAGGCCCTGGCGGCCTGGCGGGACACCCGCTACCAGCCGCCCTTCAACCACCCGCGCCCGTGCAAGGCGCTGGAGCGGCTGAAGGAGGCCGCGAAGGGCACCGGCAACCTGATGGAGGCGACCCTGGAGTGCGCCCGCGCCGGGGTCACGACCGGCGAGTGGGCCGGGGCGCTGCGCGAGGTGTTCGGCGAGTACCGGGCGCCCACCGGTGTCTCCTCCGCCCCCGTGGCCGTCACCGCCGAGGCCGGCTCGGCGCTCGGCGAGGTGCGGGCCAGGGTGGAGGCCACCGCCCGCGAGCTGGGCGTGGGCCGGCTGCGCTTCCTGGTGGGCAAGCCGGGCCTGGACGGTCACTCCAACGGCGCCGAGCAGATCGCGGTGCGCGCCCGGGACGCCGGCTTCGAGGTCGTCTACCAGGGCATCCGGCTGACGCCCGAGCAGATCGTGGACGCGGCGGTCGACGAGGACGTGCACGCCGTCGGCCTGTCGATCCTCTCCGGCTCGCACGCCCAGCTCGTGCCGGACGTGGTCCAGCGGCTCCGTGTGGCCGGTGCCACAGACATCCCCGTGATCGCGGGTGGCATCATCCCGAACGGTGACGCCGAACAGCTGAAGGCCGCCGGTGTGGCCGCCGTGTTCACCCCGAAGGACTTCGACATCACCGGGATCATCGGCCGCATCGTCGACGAGATCCGGAAAGCGAACAAGCTCGACCCCCTGGAGGTCCCCGCATGA
- the ccrA gene encoding crotonyl-CoA carboxylase/reductase yields the protein MKDILDAIQSKDATSADFAALPLPDSYRAITVHKDETEMFAGLQTRDKDPRKSIHLDEVPVPELGPGEALVAVMASSVNYNSVWTSIFEPLSTFGFLERYGRTNELAKRHDLPYHIIGSDLAGVVLRTGPGVNAWKPGDEVVAHCLSVEMESSDGHNDTMLDPEQRIWGFETNFGGLAEIALVKSNQLMPKPDHLSWEEAAAPGLVNSTAYRQLVSRNGAGMKQGDNVLIWGASGGLGSYATQFALAGGANPICVVSSDQKADICRSMGAESIIDRNAEDYRFWKDEHTQDPKEWKRFGKRIRELTGGEDIDIVFEHPGRETFGASVFVTRKGGTITTCASTSGYMHEYDNRYLWMSLKRIIGSHFANYREAWEANRLIAKGKIHPTLSKVYSLEDTGQAAHDVHRNAHQGKVGVLCLAPEEGLGVRDEEMRAKHLDAINRFRNV from the coding sequence GTGAAGGACATCCTGGACGCGATCCAGTCGAAGGACGCCACGTCCGCCGACTTCGCCGCCCTGCCGCTTCCCGACTCGTACCGCGCGATCACCGTGCACAAGGACGAGACGGAGATGTTCGCGGGCCTGCAGACCCGCGACAAGGACCCGCGCAAGTCGATCCACCTGGACGAGGTCCCCGTGCCCGAGCTGGGCCCTGGCGAGGCCCTGGTGGCCGTCATGGCCTCCTCGGTCAACTACAACTCGGTGTGGACCTCGATCTTCGAGCCGCTGTCCACGTTCGGGTTCCTGGAGCGCTACGGCCGCACCAACGAGCTGGCCAAGCGCCACGACCTGCCGTACCACATCATCGGCTCCGACCTCGCGGGCGTCGTCCTGCGCACCGGCCCGGGCGTCAACGCCTGGAAGCCCGGTGACGAGGTCGTCGCGCACTGCCTGTCGGTCGAGATGGAGTCCTCCGACGGCCACAACGACACGATGCTCGACCCCGAGCAGCGCATCTGGGGCTTCGAGACCAACTTCGGCGGCCTCGCCGAGATCGCCCTGGTCAAGTCCAACCAGCTGATGCCGAAGCCGGACCACCTCAGCTGGGAGGAGGCCGCGGCCCCCGGCCTGGTCAACTCCACCGCCTACCGCCAGCTCGTCTCCCGCAACGGCGCCGGCATGAAGCAGGGCGACAACGTCCTGATCTGGGGCGCGAGCGGCGGCCTCGGCTCGTACGCCACCCAGTTCGCGCTGGCCGGCGGCGCCAACCCGATCTGTGTCGTCTCCAGCGACCAGAAGGCGGACATCTGCCGCTCCATGGGCGCCGAGTCGATCATCGACCGCAACGCCGAGGACTACCGGTTCTGGAAGGACGAGCACACCCAGGACCCGAAGGAGTGGAAGCGCTTCGGCAAGCGCATCCGCGAGCTGACCGGCGGCGAGGACATCGACATCGTCTTCGAGCACCCCGGCCGCGAGACCTTCGGCGCCTCCGTGTTCGTCACCCGCAAGGGCGGCACCATCACCACCTGCGCCTCGACCTCGGGCTACATGCACGAGTACGACAACCGCTACCTGTGGATGTCGCTGAAGCGCATCATCGGCTCGCACTTCGCCAACTACCGCGAGGCCTGGGAGGCCAACCGGCTCATCGCGAAGGGCAAGATCCACCCCACCCTGTCGAAGGTGTACTCCCTGGAGGACACCGGCCAGGCCGCCCACGACGTCCACCGCAACGCCCACCAGGGCAAGGTCGGCGTGCTGTGCCTCGCCCCCGAGGAGGGCCTGGGCGTGCGCGACGAGGAGATGCGCGCCAAGCACCTCGACGCCATCAACCGCTTCCGGAACGTCTGA
- a CDS encoding TetR family transcriptional regulator produces MSQPAKSSRTPATPDAPESAAGSRAAAQRLKMRRELAAAAMELFATKGYEATTVDEIAAAAGVARRTFFRHFRSKEEAIFPDHDDTLVRAEAVLNAAPAHEHPLDTVCRGIKEVMRMYAARPEISVARYKLTREVPTLREAEIASVARYERLFTRYLLGHFDEHAHADDANDDPLLAEVAASAVVTAHNHVLRRWLRAGGQGDVEAQLDHAFAIVRKTFGTGIGAGRGSVPRPAAATAPATVSAHGEVLVTVARTDAPLDEVMRTIEEALKER; encoded by the coding sequence ATGTCCCAGCCCGCCAAGTCCTCACGTACACCAGCCACGCCCGACGCGCCGGAAAGTGCCGCAGGCAGTCGCGCCGCCGCCCAGCGGCTGAAAATGCGCCGGGAACTGGCGGCCGCAGCGATGGAACTGTTCGCGACCAAGGGGTACGAGGCGACCACCGTCGACGAGATCGCGGCCGCGGCCGGGGTCGCGCGCCGCACCTTCTTCCGCCACTTCCGCTCCAAGGAGGAGGCGATCTTCCCGGACCACGACGACACGCTGGTCCGCGCCGAGGCGGTGCTCAACGCCGCCCCGGCACACGAGCACCCGCTCGACACGGTGTGCCGCGGCATCAAGGAAGTCATGAGGATGTACGCGGCGCGGCCGGAGATCTCGGTCGCCCGCTACAAGCTGACGCGCGAGGTCCCGACCCTGCGCGAGGCGGAGATCGCCTCGGTGGCCCGCTACGAGCGCCTGTTCACCCGCTATCTGCTCGGTCACTTCGACGAGCACGCGCACGCGGACGACGCCAACGACGACCCGCTGCTGGCCGAGGTCGCGGCGTCCGCCGTGGTCACCGCCCACAACCACGTCCTGCGGCGCTGGCTGCGGGCCGGCGGCCAGGGCGACGTGGAGGCCCAGCTCGACCACGCCTTCGCGATCGTGCGCAAGACCTTCGGCACCGGCATCGGCGCCGGGCGCGGCTCGGTGCCCCGGCCGGCCGCCGCCACCGCCCCGGCGACGGTCTCCGCGCACGGCGAGGTGCTGGTGACGGTGGCCCGCACGGACGCCCCGCTGGACGAGGTCATGCGCACCATCGAGGAGGCGCTCAAGGAGCGCTGA
- a CDS encoding 3-hydroxyacyl-CoA dehydrogenase family protein → MATPLSPQSGSPLSALKTIAVVGLGTMGTGITEVLAKAGREVIGIDISETQTARTVAALEAATARAVERGRLTEQERAGVLARVRTSTDLRAAADADLVIEVAPESYEVKHQIFRELDGIVRPETILATGTNALSVTRLAADSARPERVLGLHFFNPAQAMKLVEVVSSVLTAPQAVAAVTDLAIELGKEPVAVGDRPGFVADGLLFGYLNQAAAMYEARYASREDIDAAMRLGCGLPMGPLALLDLIGVDTARTVLDAMYAESRDRLHAPAPILKQLSEAGLTGRKAGRGFYTYEAPGSATVVPDALTPAADGARAVGRPVRSVGVAGSGTMASGIAEVFAKAGYDVVLAARSDEKAQTAKARIGKSLARSVDKGRLTAEAAAQTLERITPAGSYEAFADVDLAVEAVAEDLEVKRQLFQALDKVCKPGAVLATTTSSLPVVACARATSRPQDVIGMHFFNPAPAMKLVEVVRTVLTADDVHATVREVCAKVRKHAVDCGDRAGFIVNALLFPYLNNAVKMVQEHYATLDDIDAAMKLGGGYPMGPFELLDVVGLDVSLAIEKVLHREFRDPGLAPAPLLEHLVAAGCLGRKTGRGFREYARR, encoded by the coding sequence ATGGCCACTCCCCTGTCCCCCCAGTCCGGTTCCCCGCTGTCCGCGCTGAAGACGATCGCCGTCGTCGGCCTCGGCACCATGGGCACCGGCATCACCGAGGTTCTCGCGAAGGCCGGCCGCGAGGTGATCGGCATCGACATCAGCGAGACCCAGACCGCGCGGACCGTCGCCGCCCTGGAGGCCGCCACCGCCCGCGCCGTGGAGCGCGGCCGGCTGACCGAGCAGGAGCGCGCCGGCGTGCTGGCCCGCGTCCGCACCTCCACGGACCTGCGCGCGGCGGCCGACGCCGACCTGGTCATCGAGGTCGCCCCGGAGTCGTACGAGGTCAAGCACCAGATCTTCCGCGAGCTCGACGGCATCGTGCGCCCGGAGACGATCCTCGCCACCGGCACCAACGCCCTCTCCGTCACCCGGCTCGCCGCCGACTCGGCCCGCCCCGAGCGCGTGCTCGGACTGCACTTCTTCAACCCGGCGCAGGCGATGAAGCTGGTCGAGGTCGTCTCCTCGGTGCTGACCGCGCCGCAGGCCGTCGCCGCCGTCACCGACCTGGCCATCGAGCTGGGCAAGGAGCCGGTCGCGGTCGGCGACCGCCCCGGCTTCGTCGCGGACGGCCTGCTGTTCGGCTACCTGAACCAGGCCGCCGCGATGTACGAGGCCCGCTACGCCTCCCGCGAGGACATCGACGCGGCGATGCGGCTCGGCTGCGGCCTGCCGATGGGCCCGCTGGCCCTGCTGGACCTGATCGGCGTGGACACCGCGCGCACGGTCCTGGACGCCATGTACGCGGAGTCCCGGGACCGGCTGCACGCCCCGGCGCCGATCCTGAAGCAGCTCAGCGAGGCGGGCCTGACCGGCCGCAAGGCGGGCCGCGGCTTCTACACCTACGAGGCGCCCGGCAGCGCGACGGTCGTGCCGGACGCGCTGACGCCGGCGGCGGACGGCGCCCGGGCCGTGGGCCGTCCCGTGCGCTCCGTCGGGGTGGCGGGCTCCGGCACCATGGCGTCCGGCATCGCCGAGGTGTTCGCCAAGGCCGGATACGACGTCGTCCTGGCCGCCCGCAGCGACGAGAAGGCGCAGACCGCCAAGGCCCGGATCGGCAAGTCGCTGGCGCGGTCCGTGGACAAGGGCCGGCTGACCGCCGAGGCCGCCGCCCAGACCCTGGAGCGGATCACCCCGGCGGGCTCCTACGAGGCGTTCGCCGACGTGGACCTGGCGGTCGAGGCGGTCGCCGAGGACCTGGAGGTCAAGCGGCAGCTGTTCCAGGCGCTGGACAAGGTCTGCAAGCCCGGCGCGGTCCTCGCCACCACCACCTCCTCGCTGCCCGTGGTCGCCTGCGCCCGTGCCACCTCGCGGCCGCAGGACGTGATCGGCATGCACTTCTTCAATCCGGCGCCGGCGATGAAGCTGGTCGAGGTCGTCCGGACCGTGCTGACGGCCGACGACGTCCACGCCACCGTCCGCGAGGTCTGCGCCAAGGTCAGGAAGCACGCGGTGGACTGCGGCGACCGCGCCGGGTTCATCGTGAACGCGCTGCTGTTCCCGTACCTCAACAACGCGGTGAAGATGGTCCAGGAGCACTACGCCACCCTGGACGACATCGACGCGGCGATGAAGCTCGGCGGCGGCTACCCGATGGGGCCGTTCGAGCTGCTGGACGTGGTCGGCCTGGACGTCTCGCTGGCCATCGAGAAGGTGCTGCACCGCGAGTTCCGCGACCCGGGCCTGGCCCCGGCGCCGCTGCTGGAGCACCTGGTGGCCGCGGGCTGCCTCGGCCGCAAGACCGGCCGCGGCTTCCGCGAGTATGCCCGCCGCTGA
- a CDS encoding adenylosuccinate lyase, producing MDEELRSLTERVRRESGGSADCERLLATGDRDELAGVLTEPGRPLWARELAAFRLGLAGDRRAFESLVLLLNHRDPPRCASAAHALARLGDPRTARAAAALATNELRVAYALHPVRLLTALRAPESVPALITTLERRLRPHDPYRRVALACVEGLGALGDARARRVLGEALAHPALAEAAVHALARIPQRQPRE from the coding sequence GTGGACGAAGAGTTGCGATCGCTCACGGAGCGCGTACGGCGCGAGTCGGGCGGCTCGGCGGACTGCGAACGGCTGCTGGCCACCGGCGACCGCGACGAACTCGCCGGGGTGCTCACCGAACCCGGCCGGCCGCTGTGGGCCAGGGAACTGGCGGCGTTCCGGCTCGGCCTGGCCGGCGACCGGCGGGCCTTCGAGTCCCTGGTGCTGCTCCTCAACCACCGCGACCCGCCGCGCTGCGCCTCGGCCGCCCACGCCCTCGCCCGCCTCGGCGACCCGCGCACCGCCCGTGCCGCCGCCGCCCTCGCCACCAACGAACTGCGCGTCGCCTACGCCCTGCACCCGGTGCGGCTGCTGACCGCGCTGCGCGCCCCCGAGTCCGTGCCGGCGCTGATCACCACCCTGGAGCGGCGGCTGCGCCCGCACGACCCCTATCGCCGGGTGGCCCTCGCCTGCGTGGAGGGCCTGGGCGCCCTCGGCGACGCCCGGGCGCGCCGGGTCCTCGGCGAGGCCCTGGCGCATCCCGCGCTGGCCGAGGCGGCGGTGCACGCCCTGGCGCGCATCCCGCAGCGGCAGCCGCGGGAGTGA
- a CDS encoding GNAT family N-acetyltransferase has protein sequence MELADCDRVAEIRIRGWQHAYRGLMPQSHLDRLSVARDAERHRARFGQGDGAVVNLVAERDGEVVGWAAHGPYRDDVAGRTGDAELYAIYVDPARTGTGVGRALLAEAVGQCARYSCMRLWVLKENASARRFYERAGFHADGAEEPYDVDGVPVPEVRYTRSLRG, from the coding sequence ATGGAGCTCGCCGACTGCGACCGCGTCGCCGAGATCAGGATCCGCGGCTGGCAGCACGCCTACCGGGGGCTCATGCCCCAGTCCCATCTCGACCGGCTCAGCGTGGCGCGGGACGCCGAGCGGCACCGGGCCCGGTTCGGGCAGGGCGACGGCGCGGTGGTGAACCTGGTCGCCGAGCGGGACGGCGAGGTGGTCGGCTGGGCCGCGCACGGGCCGTACCGCGACGACGTCGCGGGGCGTACCGGCGACGCCGAGCTGTACGCGATCTACGTCGACCCCGCGCGGACCGGCACCGGAGTCGGGCGGGCGCTGCTGGCCGAAGCGGTCGGACAGTGCGCGCGGTACTCGTGCATGCGCCTGTGGGTGCTGAAGGAGAACGCGTCCGCCCGCCGCTTCTACGAGCGGGCCGGTTTCCACGCGGACGGCGCCGAGGAGCCGTACGACGTGGACGGGGTGCCGGTGCCCGAGGTGCGCTACACCCGCTCCCTGCGCGGCTGA